Proteins from a single region of Sinorhizobium alkalisoli:
- a CDS encoding Lrp/AsnC family transcriptional regulator: MSDLDAIDRSILRVLQQNGRISNADLAARIGLSPSACSRRVDLLEKSGTIAGYHARIAHKALDYKIMVIVHISLSGQFAKTLAEFEAAVKLCPNVLVCYLMSGEYDYILRVAAKDLEDYERIHRDWLSALPHVVKINSSFSLREIIDRPNVGI; encoded by the coding sequence ATGAGTGACCTCGACGCCATTGATCGTTCGATCCTGCGTGTGCTGCAGCAGAACGGACGGATATCAAATGCGGACCTCGCCGCAAGGATCGGCCTCTCGCCATCCGCCTGTTCGCGGCGGGTGGATCTGCTCGAGAAGTCCGGCACTATCGCCGGCTACCATGCCCGCATCGCCCACAAGGCGCTCGACTACAAGATCATGGTCATCGTGCATATTTCGCTGTCGGGGCAATTCGCCAAGACGCTCGCCGAATTCGAGGCGGCGGTGAAACTCTGCCCCAATGTGCTGGTGTGCTATCTGATGTCCGGAGAATACGACTACATCCTGCGTGTGGCGGCAAAGGACCTCGAGGATTACGAACGGATCCACCGCGACTGGCTGTCGGCGCTGCCGCATGTCGTGAAGATCAATTCGAGCTTTTCGCTTCGCGAGATCATCGATCGCCCGAATGTCGGGATCTAG
- the ald gene encoding alanine dehydrogenase translates to MRVGCPKEIKNHEYRVGLTPGSVREYIAHGHEVIVETKAGAGIGADDDAYRAAGARIVPMAKDVFEKSDMVVKVKEPQPSEWAQLREGQILYTYLHLAPDPEQTRGLLNSGVTAIAYETVTDERGGLPLLAPMSEVAGRLSIQAGATSLQKANGGRGVLLGGVPGVLPAKVTIIGGGVVGLHAAKMAVGLGADVSILDRSIPRLRQLDDIFNGRIHTRYSTIDALEEEVFSADLVVGAVLIPGAAAPKLVTREMLSGMKKGAVVVDVAIDQGGCFETSHATTHSEPTYEVDGIVHYCVANMPGAVPITSAQALNNATLHYGLQLADRGLKAIAEDRHLRAGLNVHRGRVTNAAVAEALGYDAFAPEAVLNVA, encoded by the coding sequence ATGCGTGTCGGTTGCCCGAAGGAAATCAAGAATCATGAATATCGCGTCGGCCTGACGCCCGGGTCGGTGAGGGAATATATCGCCCATGGTCACGAGGTCATCGTGGAGACCAAGGCCGGGGCAGGGATCGGGGCGGACGACGACGCCTACCGCGCGGCCGGCGCGCGGATCGTACCGATGGCCAAGGACGTGTTCGAGAAGTCGGACATGGTCGTCAAGGTCAAGGAGCCGCAGCCGTCCGAATGGGCGCAGTTGCGCGAGGGTCAAATCCTCTACACCTATCTGCACCTGGCGCCCGATCCCGAACAGACACGGGGACTTCTGAATTCGGGCGTCACCGCAATCGCTTACGAGACGGTCACGGACGAGCGCGGCGGCCTGCCGCTGCTTGCGCCGATGTCGGAGGTGGCCGGCAGGCTTTCCATCCAGGCCGGTGCCACCTCCCTGCAAAAGGCGAATGGCGGCCGCGGCGTCCTGCTCGGCGGCGTGCCCGGCGTGCTCCCGGCCAAGGTCACGATCATCGGCGGCGGCGTTGTCGGCCTGCACGCGGCGAAGATGGCGGTCGGCCTCGGCGCCGATGTTTCGATCCTCGACCGGTCGATCCCGCGCCTGCGTCAGCTCGACGATATTTTCAACGGCCGCATCCACACGCGTTATTCGACCATCGATGCGCTGGAGGAGGAGGTGTTCTCCGCCGACCTCGTGGTCGGCGCCGTGCTCATTCCGGGTGCCGCCGCGCCCAAGCTCGTCACGCGCGAAATGCTCTCGGGCATGAAGAAGGGTGCCGTTGTCGTCGATGTGGCGATCGACCAAGGCGGCTGCTTCGAGACCTCGCATGCGACCACCCATTCCGAGCCGACCTATGAGGTCGACGGGATCGTGCACTATTGCGTTGCCAACATGCCGGGTGCCGTGCCGATCACCTCGGCCCAGGCGCTCAACAACGCGACGCTGCACTACGGGCTTCAGCTCGCCGATCGCGGCCTGAAGGCAATCGCTGAAGATCGGCACCTGCGGGCGGGTCTCAACGTGCATCGGGGCCGCGTGACGAACGCCGCCGTCGCAGAGGCTCTCGGATATGATGCCTTCGCGCCTGAAGCGGTGCTCAACGTCGCCTGA
- a CDS encoding DUF1203 domain-containing protein — translation MTLRYICMPAEEAQRIWRGGRDANGNLPERHISDGDGVPCRHCLSNVEADQPYLILAYRPFLSVQPYAEMGPIFLHAEECPAAADGQTMPPVLTSSKDYLLRGYGADERIVYGTGGVIPQEQLEQRAEELLARPDVAFVHVRSAKYNCYQCRIERC, via the coding sequence ATGACTTTGCGCTACATTTGCATGCCGGCCGAAGAGGCGCAGCGGATCTGGCGGGGCGGGCGCGATGCCAATGGCAATCTGCCCGAGCGGCACATTTCGGACGGTGATGGTGTGCCTTGCCGGCATTGCCTCAGCAATGTCGAGGCGGATCAGCCCTATCTGATTTTGGCATATCGCCCCTTTTTGTCAGTCCAGCCTTACGCTGAAATGGGACCTATCTTCCTTCATGCCGAGGAATGCCCCGCCGCCGCGGATGGACAAACTATGCCGCCCGTTCTCACATCCAGCAAGGATTACCTGCTTCGCGGTTATGGCGCGGATGAACGCATCGTCTACGGGACCGGGGGCGTCATACCGCAGGAACAGCTCGAGCAGCGCGCCGAGGAGTTACTGGCGCGGCCGGACGTCGCCTTCGTGCATGTGCGATCCGCCAAATACAATTGCTACCAGTGCCGCATCGAAAGGTGCTGA
- a CDS encoding GNAT family N-acetyltransferase produces the protein MQGSKPAAITAQVTELEMTSPPKQSLPMPVNLHTAILRVLDIPLAYYHFLYLGVGKRWHWTDRLRMNDQELAAVLHDKATSLSVLYVNGAPAGFFELQQRDEDIVEITHFGLMEHALGLGLGKWFLLQTLFAAWAMDPSKVTVSTNSLDHPRALQLYQQFGFSPVATGEVTIEPLTDDELLAFAKKL, from the coding sequence ATGCAAGGATCGAAGCCTGCCGCAATCACGGCACAAGTCACCGAGCTCGAAATGACGTCGCCGCCGAAGCAGAGCCTGCCGATGCCTGTGAACCTCCATACGGCGATCCTCCGCGTACTCGATATCCCCCTTGCCTACTACCACTTTCTCTATCTGGGCGTCGGCAAGCGTTGGCACTGGACGGACCGCCTGCGCATGAACGATCAGGAACTGGCGGCCGTGCTGCATGACAAGGCGACGTCGCTGAGCGTTCTCTACGTCAACGGCGCGCCGGCCGGCTTCTTCGAACTTCAGCAGCGGGATGAGGACATCGTGGAAATCACCCATTTCGGGCTGATGGAACATGCGCTCGGGCTGGGCTTGGGAAAATGGTTCCTGCTGCAGACCTTGTTTGCCGCCTGGGCTATGGACCCGTCCAAGGTCACGGTCTCGACCAACAGCCTCGACCACCCCCGTGCGCTGCAGCTCTATCAGCAATTCGGTTTCTCGCCCGTCGCGACGGGAGAAGTTACCATTGAGCCGCTGACGGACGACGAACTGCTCGCTTTCGCCAAGAAGCTGTAA